One window of the Oligoflexus sp. genome contains the following:
- a CDS encoding peptidylprolyl isomerase gives MLISRCIALSLGLTVALNAFGADEKKGAAKAADKPKETAESGPKVTEKCFFDVSIGGKPAGTIVIGVFGKETPKTAANFMALCTGDNKKNDNKKKLTYKGSKFHRIIPEFMLQGGDITNGDGTGGESIYGTKFPDENFNLKHEGPGYLSMANAGPNTNGSQFFITTVKTSWLDGKHVVFGKVLEGFDEVVKKIEAEGTSSGTPKNEVKITNSGARK, from the coding sequence ATGCTTATCTCACGCTGTATTGCTTTGTCTTTGGGTTTGACTGTGGCTTTGAATGCTTTTGGGGCGGATGAGAAGAAGGGAGCGGCAAAAGCTGCTGACAAGCCGAAAGAGACAGCGGAATCCGGCCCTAAGGTCACAGAAAAGTGCTTCTTTGATGTCAGTATTGGCGGCAAACCCGCCGGAACAATCGTTATAGGCGTCTTTGGGAAAGAGACACCCAAGACTGCCGCAAATTTTATGGCTCTTTGCACAGGCGATAATAAGAAAAACGATAATAAGAAAAAGCTGACCTACAAGGGCAGCAAATTTCACCGTATTATCCCTGAATTCATGCTCCAAGGGGGAGATATCACAAACGGCGACGGTACGGGTGGAGAATCCATCTATGGAACAAAATTCCCAGACGAGAATTTCAATTTAAAGCATGAAGGTCCTGGCTATTTGAGCATGGCAAATGCGGGTCCTAATACAAATGGCTCCCAGTTCTTCATCACGACCGTTAAGACTTCGTGGCTTGACGGTAAACACGTAGTGTTTGGAAAAGTCCTGGAAGGCTTTGATGAAGTCGTTAAGAAAATCGAAGCCGAGGGTACTTCCAGCGGTACACCCAAGAATGAAGTCAAAATAACAAATAGCGGGGCGCGAAAATAA